Sequence from the Parvicella tangerina genome:
GTTCCGTCATCAACCATAGAACAGGAAGCGTTTGTTTGGGCTACTAGAGAAACCACGGGGCCAGCAAGATTACCCACTGAAACAGTGGCTGTTCCAGTACAGCTTTGGTCATCGGTGACCGTTACCGTGTAAGATCCTGCTGACACGGCATTAGGATCAGTCACTGGATTAGAAGAAGCATCCGTCCAAACCGTTGAAACATAATTTCCTGAACCACCTGTTATATTTGTTACTGAAAGGGTTCCATCTGAACCACCACAGCTAGCATCTGTTGAGGAAGCTGTTACGTTAATAGCAGGGGGTTCATTAATCGTAACTGTTGCTGTAGCTGTACAATTCTCTGCATCAGTGACGGTAACAATATAGGTTCCAGCAGCAACACCCGTATGGTTTTGTCCTGCTCCTAAACCTCCGTTCCACGAATAAGTGTAAGGTGCTGTACCTCCAGTAGCGTTATTTGCAGTTACAGTTCCGTCTGTTAACCCAGAACAAGAAACATCCGTTGCCGTTGCCGTTATTGCTAATACTGGTGGTTCATTAATTGTGCCAGCCCCTGTAACTTGACAACCATTAATATCCGTTACCGTAACATTGTAGGGTCCAGGACAAAGGTTGGTCAGCGTAGCTCCTGTTCCTGCAGCTCCCCAATTATAGTTATAACCAGAGGTTCCTGCACCGACAGCGGTGATTGATCCATCACAGTTACCATTACAACTAACATCTGTTGGAGTTACAGTTACTGTAGGATCAGGATTAATGGTTACTGGGATTGTAATGTCATCTGTACAACCATTAGCAGTTGTGGTTAGTGTAATATTGTGTGTCCCTGCAGCTCCGTAGGAAACAGTCGTAGGAGATCCCGTAGCAGTTGTTGGAGTTCCACTTGGCATTGACCAAGAATAAGTTCCAGCTGTCCCTGTATTAGTGAGTGTTAATGAGTTTGTAGATAAACACTGACTTCCTGTGATAGAAAAGTTGGGGTTGGGGAGTGGTGTAACAGTTACGGTTGAAGTTTCCGTGTCGTTTGGACACCCCGTTGTAGAGCCAGTAACCGTATACACGGTTGTTGAAGTAGGGCTAGCAATAACAGAGGTCCCTGAAGTTGCACTTAGCCCTGTTGCTGGAGACCACGTATACGTAGACATGCCAGATGCAGTTAAGGTGACGTTATCACCTTCACATATCGTTCCGCTATTAACAGAAACGGTAGGTGCAGGGGCTACATTCACCGTCACATAACCTATAAGATCACAACCAGAAGCATTGTCTCCTGTAATAGTATAAGTTGTAGTGGTTGTCGGATTGGCTGTAACGGTTGCCCCAGTAGTAGCACTCAATCCAGTTGCTGGAGACCAGGTATAATTTGATCCACCAGCAGCAGTTAAAGTTGCGTTACTTCCGCTACAGATGTCGACTGTAATATTAGATCCAGGACCAACACTGCCAGACAAAGCACTTGAGCCAGTCATTGAAAGATTTCCTCCTGTATTTACAGTAACTGTAACGTCATCATCAGTAGCATTGGGACATAATGTATTCCCAGTTGATGAAGTTACTGTGTAGGTTGTTGTGGTGGTTGGTGTAGCAGTTACTGTTGCTCCTGATCCAGAAGATAATGTCCCAGTGGGTGTCCATGCGTATGTGCCATTTCCTCCAGTTGCAGTTAAGTTTGTAGACTCTCCTAGACAAATGGATACGTCTGGTCCAGCATCAACAGGTATTTGCACACCATTTCCAGCAACAATTGTATAGTCACAAACATCTCCACCCCAACCATCGATCATGATATAATAGGTATCACCAGGTGTTAATCCATTTGCGGTTAGCGTTGCATCGACCATATTACCTGGGTTCCAATCTAAGTATTCAACAACCGCTCCTGCGCAGTTAGTCGCGCTAAACACCAAAAGTTGAATTCCATCACCCCAAGAACAGTTAGATACCGTTACATCAAAAGTCATTGATGTTCCTGACGCAACAAAAGAGATAAAAGAGTTATTCTCAATTGATCCAGAAAAGGTCCCATCCAAGTTTGACCATGAGTTGTCTGTGTAGGAACTACTCGTATTACCGCAATAAGCACTAAGATCACATATTGGTGTGGCCGTAGCACAACTGTTTCCTGCTGCAGGATTTGAACCACATCCTGGAGGTGGTGGAGGTGGAACATACGTGTTTGTAGTAAGCGTTGTAGTACAACACCCAGTTGCTGTTCCGCACCCAGAGTTTGTGTTGTAGTTAGCATAGAAAGTTCCACTCGAACTGGGGGTAAAAGTTAATGGAGAGTTCCCTTGAGCAACGAGTGTTCCCCCGTTTGAACCACTGTAAATCGTAATCCAACCACCGCAACTATTAGAAACGGTATAAGTGCTTCCATCTGATATGCTATATAAGGGACTGTATTCAGTTTGATAATTACAAGTACTGATGGTGACCGAAGTGCCGTTAGTAGTGCTAGCAGTAGCCGACCCCCACGAGGATGTGTTTTGGCACTGAGCCAAATAATTGTTGCTCAAACTAACAAGAAATATCAATGTCACTATCGAAACGAATATTTTGTTTTTTTTCATAGTTAAATGATGTTCTAAAATGTGGTAATTGGTAAGGTTAGTCAATTGTTTTGGTTGCCATGACTGAGTAGCCATTATCGTTGAAGAACATTTCAACGTCTTTAATAGGGCTTGACGTTTCGTTTCCTTCGATTAGGAATGTTACTGCTTTTCCCTCAGTTTTTGTTGAGATAACAGTAAAGCCAAATTGATCCTTTAGTAGCTTTGAGGCTTTGTTGGTGAAGTAACTCCCTCCTTCATCATTATCTTTTAACTCAACCGTTACTTCGTATTTGAGCGTTGAAACCTGGCTTGATAAATGAATTTTAAGTAAAGAAACAGAGAAAGCACCTCCTGAAACGAGCAGTGCCAGCAAAGTCATTAGAATATGTTTTTTCATATCTATCAGTAGTTTATTTTAGAAGTAAAACAGCACCTTTGTATTGTTCAGATTTTCCTTCTGAATTAACAAGTGACACTACCCAAATATAAGTGCCTTCCGAACAATTCTCACCGTTTTGTTGATTTCTTCCGTCCCATTGTTGATTAATATTTTTCGATTCGAAAATTAACCCGTGACTCTGGCTGTAAATTGTCATGGTAAACTCAGTGTCCATTGTTTTAAGTGCCTCAGGAATAAAGAAATCGTTGATGCCATCTCCATTAGGAGTGAATGAATTTGGAGCCAGCAAGTTGTAATCTTCTTTGATCGTAACCTTTTTGGTGGTTTTTGAAGAGCATCCGTTTAGATTTGTGCTGCTCAATGATATGTTGTAATAGCCTTTTTTCTTGAAGTTTTTGATTGGACTTATTTCTTCAGAAGATGTTCCATCTGCAAAATCCCAATGATAATTCGCTAATGGTTCTAAGCTCGATAATCTAATGCTGGGTATAACTTCGTTGTCCAGATAGTCAACTTCGAAAGTTGTGTTAGGAGCTTCTAAAACATCGATCACGATCTCTTTTGACTTTGAAAGTACGCTTCTGTCTTTTGAAGAAGTAACAATCAACGATACAAAGTATTTACCAGAAGCATTGTATTGATGTGAAATTACGCGTTCATTACTGTATGTTCCATCTCCTAAATTCCAAGCATAAATTACATCAGGCTGCTCAATGGTTTCTAGCGAAACTTCCTCACCTGGACAAACCTCAACATTTCCTGCTAATATCACAGCGCTTGGAACGGCAACTTCTATGGGTTTATCATTTTGAGTGTTCAGCTTTTTATCAGAATTAATTTCAGTTAATTGATTGTCTTCGTTAGCAGTATTGTCCGAAGAAGAGTTAGAAGAATTTGAGTTGAAATCTTGTTCGATGTTTTGGTTTGATGAGATTTCGTTGTCAACTTTTTCCTTCGAAGGAGTCTTTGTAGGCGTTTTGAAGGTGTCGTCCTTATCAGTTTGAGTAGGTTCGTGGAACCTATTTTCTTCAACCGAAGTAATCACTTTTTTCTCTAAGTCATCCGTAGAATTAACCTCTTCAGCAACATTCTGCGCTTTGAAAGCGGTTGCTATACTAGATGAATTGTGTGAAAGCCATACTATAGATCCTACCGTTATTACAGCAATAGCTGCTGCGCCACCCAGCCACTTAAGAGTTGATCCATTAGCTCCAGGGGTCTTAGTTTGGGTTAGTTTGTGTTCAAATGAGGACCAGTCAGCTTCAGTAAAATCATACTGCTGCTGATTTAGCTTGTCCTTAATTATGTCGTCTAAAAAGTCATTTTTCATTGACCTGAAATTTTTTTCTCTAAAATTGTTTTAATTCTTGCTCGAGCCTTGGATAAATTAGATTTTGATGTGCCCACGGAAATATCAAGTTCATCTGCAATTTCCTGATGGGTCAATCCGTCCATAACATAGAGATTGAATACGGTTCTGTACATAGGAGAGAGCTCTTGCATGGCATCTACTACATCGCCTACTTTTAATCCTTTGTATGCAGCTTCCTCCGTGCCTTGACTTTCGTAATAGCCGGATTTAGGTTGGTACACACTGGTGTCATCAGTCAGAAGTTCGTTCTTTCGTTTTCTGATCGCATCAATCGCAGTATTTACAATGATTCTTCGCACCCAGCCTTCAAAGGAGCCGTTGTCATCATATAATCCAATTTTTTCAAAGACCTTTATGAAACCATCTTGTAAAATATCAGTGGCATCTTGTCTGTCCTGAGCGTAGCGCATACAAACACCAAGCATAGGACTGAACAGCATCTCGTAAACTTTTTTCTGACATTTTTTGTCATTTTGTTTACATCCCTTTATCCACAGATCTAACTCTTCTTGAGTTGGTTTCATCGTTCAAGTGATAATCTAACGAGGTAGAATTTAATGGTTGCCTCTTGTGATAGAAAAAAATAAATAAATTAATCTGCTAAGCCGTGAGAATTTTTAACTTCGTAGGCAAATCAGATTCTTAATCAAAACTAAAAAAATAATTTAAAATGAAAGTAACAGTAGTTGGAGCTGGTGCGGTAGGTGCAAGTTGTGCAGAGTATATCGCTATGAAGAATTTTGCTTCGGAAGTCGTGCTAGTTGATATCAAAGAAGGTTATGCAGAAGGAAAAGCTATGGATCTTATGCAGTGTGCTTCTCTAAACGGGTTTGACACGAAAATAACTGGGAGCACAAGTGATTATAGTAAAACTGCAGGAAGTGATATTGCAGTGATCACAAGTGGAATTCCAAGAAAACCAGGAATGACTCGTGAGGAGCTTATTGGTATTAATGCTGGCATCGTAAAGTCGGTTTCTGAGAGCTTGTTAAAAGAGTCTCCTAATGTGATTATCATTGTGGTTAGCAACCCAATGGATACGATGACTTATCTTGTCCACAAAACTACAGGTTTGCCTATGAATAGAATCATTGGAATGGGAGGTGCATTGGATAGTGCTAGATTTAGATATAGACTAAGTGAAGCGATGGATTGTCCAGCTTCTGATGTTAAAGGTATGGTGATCGCGGCTCATAGCGATAAAGGGATGTTACCATTAACTAGGTTGGCAGTTAGAAATGGAGTTCCGGCTTCAAAATTCATTAGCGAAGATCGTTTAAATCAGGTAGCAGAAGACACTAAAGTAGGAGGCGCTACTTTGACAGGTTTACTTGGTACTTCTGCTTGGTATGCTCCAGGTGCTGCGGTTTCAACAATTGTTCAGGCTATTGCATGTGATCAAAAGAAAATGATTCCTTGTTCTACAATGTTAAGTGGTCAATATGGGGAGAGCGATATTTGTATGGGTGTTCCTGTTATCCTTGGAAGAAATGGTATTGAGAAGATTGTAGAAATAGATCTGAATGAAGCAGAGAAAGCAAAGTTTGCAGAAAGTGCTGAGGCAGTTCGAAAAGTAAACGCTACTCTTTAATAGAATAGAAGTAGATACTTTGAGGTCGTTCCGTGTTCGGGATGACCTTTTTTTGTACTTTTGTACCTCATGAGTTTACTTTTCTTAAATAGTATTTCTGGTGGTGAAATCCTGGTGATCCTACTGATTATTCTAATGGTCTTTGGTGCGGATAGTATTCCGAGTATAGCCAGAAATTTGGGGAGAGGAATTCGTCAGATCAAAGATGCAACGCAGGAGATTCAAAGAGATATTGCGAATTCTGCAAATAACTCTACTAAAGGGTTAAAGGAGATGAAGGATGATGTGGAGAAAATTGTAGAGGGTAAGGAGTTCAAAAACGAGAATAAATAACTGGGTCATGGAGGTGTTGTTACTTATAGCAGGATTGGCAGTGCTTATCGTTGGGGGAGAGGTTTTGGTGCGTGGTGCGGTTGGTTTGTCAGCAGCGATGAAGATTTCTCCTCTTGTCATCGGAATGACTGTTGTTTCGTTTGGAACGTCAGCACCAGAACTATTAGTGAGTTTGCAGAGTGCTTTGGATGGGAATCCTGGTATTGCTATTGGTAATGTGGTAGGCTCGAATATCGCTAATCTTGCGTTGGTTTTGGGGATTACAGTGCTTATTTTTCCCATTGTAGCAGAAAAGCAAACCAAGCGTATTGATTATCCAATGATGATGGTGGCCTCGTTGCTTTTTGCGTTATTTGCTTTAAACCTCATGATCGATCGGTGGGAGGGTTTTGTTTTTGTAGGAGTACTTATTGCATTCACGGTTTATCTTATTAGGACTTCGCGCAAGGATGAGAAGTCTAAGCTTGAAGTTGTGTTAGAAGGTGAATCAGCGGATGCTGGTGAAGTGACTGATTCGTTAGGAAAGTCTCTTTTGTTTTTGCTATTTGGTCTAGTCGGACTTTACTTTGGTTCAGAATGGTTTGTTAGCGGTGCCTCAGATTTAGCAGGTAAGTTTGGAATGTCGGATAGTGTAATTGGTGTTACCGTAGTTGCATTTGGAACATCCGCCCCAGAGCTTGTTGCTTCGATTATGGCTGCAGTCAAAAAGCAAAGTGATATTTCTGTTGGAAATCTAATTGGATCAAATATTTTTAACATTTTTGCTGTGTTAGGGGTTACTTCTATCGTTAAGCCAGTTGGTGTTGATCAGGAAGTGTTAAGTTTTGATATGCTTTGGATGTTGGGAGTGGCAGCAATCATGGTAGTTGTGTTGTATCTTGGTGATAAGATTGGTAGATGGAAAGGTTTTTTATTGCTTTCAAGTTATGTGGCCTATATTTCTTGGATAGTCATCCGGATAAAATCATAAAACACTAAACACACCCCTTTTTGTTTTGGGGTACTGTTGATAAAAATGCGAAAAAACTGACGCACCCCCCTAAAAAAATGACATATATTTGTGGAAAATAAAATTTTTACACTATGTCATCAGTAAGGTATGCTGCTCTCGAAGAAGTGATGCAGCGAAAAGCAAAAGGCCTAAACGTAAACAACGGAAAAGTATCAGAGTTTTACGGAAGTAATGTTTTTAATCGGGTTGCAATGCGCGCTCATCTCACAGAGGAGGCTTACGAATCTGTTGTAAACGCGATGAATCATGGTCATCGAATTGAGCGAGATATAGCTGATCAGGTTGCTATGGCAATGAAAGACTGGGCATTAGCTAAAGGAGCTACTCATTATACACACTGGTTTCAACCTTTAACAGGTGCAACGGCAGAAAAGCACGATGCTTTTTTTACGCCCACCTCTGATGGTCGAGCAATTGAACAATTTGAGGGAAGTTTACTAGTTCAGCAGGAGCCAGATGCTTCTTCTTTTCCAAATGGAGGTATAAGGAATACTTTTGAGGCAAGAGGTTATACAGCATGGGACCCTAGTTCGCCTGCTTTTATTATAGGAACAACGTTGTGTATTCCTACCGTTTTTATTTCTTACACAGGAGAGGCACTTGATTATAAAATGCCTTTATTAAAAGCTTTGGATGTTATTGATAAAGCGGCTACGGATGTGTGTCAATATTTTGATAAAAACATTACTAAGGTAAGAGCTACTTTGGGTTGGGAGCAAGAATATTTTCTAGTAGATGCAGGTTTGTATAACGCAAGACCTGATTTGATGATGTCTGGAAGAACGCTCTTAGGACAGATGCCAGCAAAGGGGCAGCAATTAGATGATCATTACTTTGGTTCTATACCCGAACGGGCATTGGCTTTTATGCAAGAACTTGAGTTTGAGTCGTTAAAACTGGGTATTCCTATTAAAACAAGACACAATGAGGTCGCTCCTAATCAATTTGAATGTGCGCCTGTCTACGAAGAGGCGGATGTGGCCGTAGATCACAATCTTCTTTTAATGGATTTGATGGAAAAAATTGCTAGAAAGCATGATTTCAGAGTTTTATTTCATGAAAAGCCATTTGCTGGGATAAATGGTTCAGGTAAGCACAATAACTGGTCGTTAGGTACGAACACTGGAGTGAACTTGTTGTCTCCGGGAAAGAATCCAAAGACTAACTTAAGATTCTTAACCTTCTTTGTCAACACAATCAAAGCAATAGCGGATAATCCTGATATTCTCAGAGCAAGTATTGCTTCTGCAACAAATGATCACAGGTTAGGAGGGAATGAAGCTCCTCCTGCAATTATTTCTGTTTTCATCGGTTCGCAGCTTTCTGAAATGTTGGATAAACTTGAAGCTTCAATTAAGGCTGGAAAGATGACACCAGAAGCAAAAACTGAGCTTAAATTAAGTATTGGCAAAATACCTCAGCTTTTATTGGATAATACTGATAGAAACCGAACTTCTCCTTTTGCTTTTACTGGAAACAAGTTTGAATTCAGAGCGGTTGGCTCTACGGCAAACTGTTCTTCAGCAATGATTGCAATCAATACAATTGTAGCTGATCAACTAGCGAAATTTAAAGTAGCAGTTGATGAAAGAATCAAAAAAGGCGACAAAAAAGATGAGGCGCTGTTGAAGGAGTTGCAAGTACTGATCAAGGAGTCAAAAAAAATACGCTTTGAAGGAAATGGGTATGGAGAAGAATGGGTTAAAGAGGCTAAGAAAAGAGGGTTGAATAACTTCTTAGATACACCATCAGCCTTAAAGGTGATGACAAGCAAAGAGTATAAGAAACTCTTTTCAAAGCTTGATATTTTGTCTGAAAGAGAGATTGACGCAAGGTATGAAGTTGAACTAGAGAACTATATTCTTAAGTTACAAATTGAGGCAAGGGTGCTTGGTGATCTTTGCAATACGAGTGTCATTCCTGCTGCAATTGCCTATCAGAATATTGTTTTGGAAAACCTAAGAGGGATGAAAGAAGTGTTTGGAAGTGCTTCAGATAAGATGACTAATTCCCAAAAAGAACTACTGGCTTATGTGAACAAACACCTTCAAGGGGTTTATTCAAAGGTTAATGAAATGGTCGAAGAACGTAAAAAAGCGAATGCTGTTCAGGATACGGCCAAAAAGGCGGATGCTTATTGTCACAAGGTGAAGCCTCTTTTTGAAGAAATAAAGTATCACGCAGATAGATTGGAAAGAGTTATTGATGATGAACTTTGGAAGTTGCCAAAGCTTCGTGAATTGCTCTTTTCAAAGTAATAGAAAAACCTTTCTCAGAATAAAGTCAACGTTCAGATTCGGAATCGTTGACTTTTTTTTTGAGTACACTTATCTAATTAAAATAAAATACTTATTTTCGCATAATTCATGAGAACGTAGTTTCTCGGATGATTGAATGATATTAAAAGACCAACTATGAAATTTTTTAGATTAATTATTTGTTTGTCAATAATTTGCGGTGTGGGTAGCTCGACTTATGCGCAGAAGAATTTTGCGAAAGAGGCGGATCATGCTTTCTTTAACGAATCCTATTTTTCTGCCATTGAGGCATATAAAAAAGCAGATGTGAAAGCGAAGCCTGCTGAGAAAGCAAGGATTAACTACCAAATTGGAGAGTGTTACCGATTGATGGTAGATCCAGCTCAAGCGGAAACATTCTACGCAAAGGCAATTAAATTGAAGTATGCAAGTACAAATCCCGATGTTCTTTTTAGAATGGCAGATGTATTAAAGCAGCAAGGTAATTACAAAGAGGCTCAGGATTATTACGAGCAGTTCTTGTCTAAAAAGCCTGGAGTTGCTGAAGCTGAAGCAGGGCTTGAGTCTTGTAAAAAAGCACAAGTTTGGAAAGCTGAGCCAACTAAACATATTGTTCAAAACGAGATTCAGTTGAATACAGAATCTTATGATTATGCTCCAGCTTGGGGAGATAAAAAGCACGAAACGCTGATTTTCTCATCTTCTAGACCAGGCTCTACGGGGGATGGAATTGATGATAGAACAGGAGAGTCTTACATGGATCTTTGGATAACAACAAGAGATAACAAAGGGAAGTGGGGTGAACCTCAAATTCTTCCAGAAACAATCAATACTGAAGACAATGAAGGTGGTGCGTACATGAACAGAAAAGGAGATGCGCTTTACTTTACGAGATGTCCGCGTGAGAAGAAAACAAATATTGGTTGTGATATTTTCTATTCAGAACCTCAAGGGCGTTCATGGAAAGAGGCTACTAAGATTGTTTTAAAGCCTGAAGGTGCTGATTCTCTTTCTTGTGGTCATCCAACACTCGATAGAAAAGAAGACTACATGATCTTTGCTTCTGATTTGCCAGGTGGGCAAGGAGGAAAAGATTTGTGGATTACTGAATGGGATAAAAGTGAGAAGAAATGGGGAACTCCCAAAAATCTTGGTCCAAAGATCAATACTTCTGGAGATGAAATGTTTCCTCACTTAACAGATGAAGGTGTTTTATATTTCTCTTCTAACGGACACGTTGGTATGGGAGGTCTCGATATTTTTAGAGCTGAAGAAACAGGTGAAATGCAGTGGGGGAATGTAGAAAACCTAAGATATCCAATCAACTCTTCTGAGCATGATTATGGAATCATCTTTGAGAAAAACTCAGACGATAAGAGAGGTTTCTTTACTTCAAGTCGTCCAGAAGGAAAAGGAAGAGATGATCTTTATTCGTTCAACTTACCAGAGATCAAGTTTATTCTAGAGGTTTATGTGAAGAATAAGGAAACTCAAGAGCCACTTGCTGGAGTTGAAATTACGCTAGTAGGTTCTGATGGTTCTCAAGTGGTTAAAACTACGGACGAAGAAGGGAAGTTTATCTATGACGAGAATGGGTCAGATAGATACATAAAGAAGGAAACTTCCTATAATATTGAAGTTTCTAAGGATGAGTTCTTAGGTGCTAAATCAAAATTCAGCACAGTAGGAGAAGAAAACTCTAAGAAGTATATTGAAGAATTGTTTATGCAGCCTGCAAGTAAGGATGTTGTGATTGATTTCCCAGAAGTTCAGTATGCTTATGACAAACACGAACTTTTGGTCGATGACAGAATTAACTCAGAAGATTCATTAGATTATTTGTATCAAACGTTAGTGGATAACCCAACTATCGTTATCGAGCTTCAGGCGCATACTGACTGTCGTGGTTCGGATAAATATAATAAAGCTCTTTCTCAGAGACGTGCTCAGTCGTGTGTGGATTACTTGAT
This genomic interval carries:
- a CDS encoding RNA polymerase sigma factor, producing the protein MKPTQEELDLWIKGCKQNDKKCQKKVYEMLFSPMLGVCMRYAQDRQDATDILQDGFIKVFEKIGLYDDNGSFEGWVRRIIVNTAIDAIRKRKNELLTDDTSVYQPKSGYYESQGTEEAAYKGLKVGDVVDAMQELSPMYRTVFNLYVMDGLTHQEIADELDISVGTSKSNLSKARARIKTILEKKISGQ
- a CDS encoding PKD domain-containing protein is translated as MKNDFLDDIIKDKLNQQQYDFTEADWSSFEHKLTQTKTPGANGSTLKWLGGAAAIAVITVGSIVWLSHNSSSIATAFKAQNVAEEVNSTDDLEKKVITSVEENRFHEPTQTDKDDTFKTPTKTPSKEKVDNEISSNQNIEQDFNSNSSNSSSDNTANEDNQLTEINSDKKLNTQNDKPIEVAVPSAVILAGNVEVCPGEEVSLETIEQPDVIYAWNLGDGTYSNERVISHQYNASGKYFVSLIVTSSKDRSVLSKSKEIVIDVLEAPNTTFEVDYLDNEVIPSIRLSSLEPLANYHWDFADGTSSEEISPIKNFKKKGYYNISLSSTNLNGCSSKTTKKVTIKEDYNLLAPNSFTPNGDGINDFFIPEALKTMDTEFTMTIYSQSHGLIFESKNINQQWDGRNQQNGENCSEGTYIWVVSLVNSEGKSEQYKGAVLLLK
- a CDS encoding twin-arginine translocase TatA/TatE family subunit, yielding MSLLFLNSISGGEILVILLIILMVFGADSIPSIARNLGRGIRQIKDATQEIQRDIANSANNSTKGLKEMKDDVEKIVEGKEFKNENK
- a CDS encoding malate dehydrogenase, which translates into the protein MKVTVVGAGAVGASCAEYIAMKNFASEVVLVDIKEGYAEGKAMDLMQCASLNGFDTKITGSTSDYSKTAGSDIAVITSGIPRKPGMTREELIGINAGIVKSVSESLLKESPNVIIIVVSNPMDTMTYLVHKTTGLPMNRIIGMGGALDSARFRYRLSEAMDCPASDVKGMVIAAHSDKGMLPLTRLAVRNGVPASKFISEDRLNQVAEDTKVGGATLTGLLGTSAWYAPGAAVSTIVQAIACDQKKMIPCSTMLSGQYGESDICMGVPVILGRNGIEKIVEIDLNEAEKAKFAESAEAVRKVNATL
- a CDS encoding OmpA family protein, coding for MKFFRLIICLSIICGVGSSTYAQKNFAKEADHAFFNESYFSAIEAYKKADVKAKPAEKARINYQIGECYRLMVDPAQAETFYAKAIKLKYASTNPDVLFRMADVLKQQGNYKEAQDYYEQFLSKKPGVAEAEAGLESCKKAQVWKAEPTKHIVQNEIQLNTESYDYAPAWGDKKHETLIFSSSRPGSTGDGIDDRTGESYMDLWITTRDNKGKWGEPQILPETINTEDNEGGAYMNRKGDALYFTRCPREKKTNIGCDIFYSEPQGRSWKEATKIVLKPEGADSLSCGHPTLDRKEDYMIFASDLPGGQGGKDLWITEWDKSEKKWGTPKNLGPKINTSGDEMFPHLTDEGVLYFSSNGHVGMGGLDIFRAEETGEMQWGNVENLRYPINSSEHDYGIIFEKNSDDKRGFFTSSRPEGKGRDDLYSFNLPEIKFILEVYVKNKETQEPLAGVEITLVGSDGSQVVKTTDEEGKFIYDENGSDRYIKKETSYNIEVSKDEFLGAKSKFSTVGEENSKKYIEELFMQPASKDVVIDFPEVQYAYDKHELLVDDRINSEDSLDYLYQTLVDNPTIVIELQAHTDCRGSDKYNKALSQRRAQSCVDYLISKGIPADRMVPAGYGETTPRAPGLECETIENMATNEEKEVAHQKNRRTQFRVLSFDYKPSGSGGE
- a CDS encoding calcium/sodium antiporter yields the protein MEVLLLIAGLAVLIVGGEVLVRGAVGLSAAMKISPLVIGMTVVSFGTSAPELLVSLQSALDGNPGIAIGNVVGSNIANLALVLGITVLIFPIVAEKQTKRIDYPMMMVASLLFALFALNLMIDRWEGFVFVGVLIAFTVYLIRTSRKDEKSKLEVVLEGESADAGEVTDSLGKSLLFLLFGLVGLYFGSEWFVSGASDLAGKFGMSDSVIGVTVVAFGTSAPELVASIMAAVKKQSDISVGNLIGSNIFNIFAVLGVTSIVKPVGVDQEVLSFDMLWMLGVAAIMVVVLYLGDKIGRWKGFLLLSSYVAYISWIVIRIKS
- a CDS encoding glutamine synthetase III family protein; protein product: MSSVRYAALEEVMQRKAKGLNVNNGKVSEFYGSNVFNRVAMRAHLTEEAYESVVNAMNHGHRIERDIADQVAMAMKDWALAKGATHYTHWFQPLTGATAEKHDAFFTPTSDGRAIEQFEGSLLVQQEPDASSFPNGGIRNTFEARGYTAWDPSSPAFIIGTTLCIPTVFISYTGEALDYKMPLLKALDVIDKAATDVCQYFDKNITKVRATLGWEQEYFLVDAGLYNARPDLMMSGRTLLGQMPAKGQQLDDHYFGSIPERALAFMQELEFESLKLGIPIKTRHNEVAPNQFECAPVYEEADVAVDHNLLLMDLMEKIARKHDFRVLFHEKPFAGINGSGKHNNWSLGTNTGVNLLSPGKNPKTNLRFLTFFVNTIKAIADNPDILRASIASATNDHRLGGNEAPPAIISVFIGSQLSEMLDKLEASIKAGKMTPEAKTELKLSIGKIPQLLLDNTDRNRTSPFAFTGNKFEFRAVGSTANCSSAMIAINTIVADQLAKFKVAVDERIKKGDKKDEALLKELQVLIKESKKIRFEGNGYGEEWVKEAKKRGLNNFLDTPSALKVMTSKEYKKLFSKLDILSEREIDARYEVELENYILKLQIEARVLGDLCNTSVIPAAIAYQNIVLENLRGMKEVFGSASDKMTNSQKELLAYVNKHLQGVYSKVNEMVEERKKANAVQDTAKKADAYCHKVKPLFEEIKYHADRLERVIDDELWKLPKLRELLFSK